The following are encoded in a window of Microcaecilia unicolor chromosome 14, aMicUni1.1, whole genome shotgun sequence genomic DNA:
- the PIANP gene encoding PILR alpha-associated neural protein, with amino-acid sequence MSNAAAASGRRSTNQDQGPELSTGLLWMQEHNIRHPSSIPHEETLQARKKRQGLRTTLGQHPVTPAGYEGLSSSQYPWAIVWGPTVADEEDVDPSSADAGSFHPDYRSVPRHGAITSFPDSRSRHRDSDMNLRESPATHQPFLFGPRTEGADPQLYVTISISIIIVLVATGIILKFCWDRNQKRRPHSVQQNSLQQEESQQPLTDLSPGSITSFSPYSDSPRDTPESEGAPALRGAIKSETITNNTGFQWNR; translated from the exons ATGTCCAATGCCGCAGCTGCTTCTGGGAGACGGAGCACTAATCAGGACCAGGGACCTGAGCTGAGCACAGGACTTCTCTGGATGCAGGAGCACAATATCCGACATCCTTCCAGCATCCCACATGAGGAAACATTACAGGCTCGCAAGAAGCGCCAGGGTCTGCGAACAACACTGGGACAGCATCCAGTCACCCCGGCAGGATACGAAGGACTGTCCTCATCGCAGTACCCCTGGGCCATTGTCTGGGGACCCACAGTGGCAGACGAGGAGGATGTGGATCCAAGTTCTGCCGATGCTGGTTCCTTCCACCCTGATTACAGATCTGTCCCCCGGCATGGTGCAATCACGTCCTTTCCAGATTCACGCTCTCGACATCGAGACAGTGATATGAACCTGAGAGAGTCGCCAGCAACCCATCAACCTTTCCTCTTTGGGCCCAGGACTGAGG gtgCAGATCCACAACTGTATGTCACAATCTCCATTTCCATTATTATTGTCCTTGTTGCCACTGGGATTATTCTCAAATTCTG CTGGGACCGGAACCAGAAGCGGCGGCCCCACAGTGTCCAACAGAACTCATTGCAGCaggaggaaagtcaacaaccgcTCACAGACCTGTCTCCTGGGAGCATCACCAGCTTCAGCCCATACAGTGACTCCCCGCGGGACACACCAGAAAGTGAAGGAGCACCAGCACTCAGAGGTGCAATAAAATCAGAGACTATCACTAACAACACAGGCTTCCAATGGAACCGGTGA
- the ZNF384 gene encoding zinc finger protein 384 isoform X1, with the protein MRRPSPSHCYFLQSREQERAAKKGRGRKGKMEDSHFNSSSYFWPAVPTVSGQIENSMFLNKMKEQLIPDKGCGLGPPHYPALLTVPTSVSLPTGIVDTGNKSEQLAPHSQASVTQNITVLPVPSTGLMTAAGLVITSPSGSLVTTSSSSGQTFPISAPPTMIVSTLPPGSQSLQVVPNLSKLKDGGGGAPKTGRSRKKKRLPDPALPELNDPYDLSDEDHQKDGKTYRCRMCAVTFFSKSEMQIHSKSHTEAKPHKCPHCSKTFANSSYLAQHIRIHSGAKPYTCSYCQKSFRQLSHLQQHTRIHSKVHTEAKPHKCPHCSKTFANSSYLAQHIRIHSGAKPYTCSYCQKSFRQLSHLQQHTRIHTGDRPYKCVHPGCDKAFTQLSNLQSHRRQHNKDKPFKCHNCHRAYTDAASLEVHLSTHTVKHAKVYTCSICSRAYTSETYLMKHMRKHNAPEQQQPPSAPQPQVVSQVHASAGSHYSSAPQVPSGDVPQCSFDMNPYKSEHHKDICLTVSTSTIQVEHLASS; encoded by the exons ATGCGCCGTCCCTCGCCTTCCCACTGCTACTTCCTGCAAAGCAGAGAACAAGAGCGCGCGGCTAAGAAGGGCAGAGGCCGGAAGG gaAAGATGGAAGATTCACACTTTAACTCTTCCTCCTACTTCTGGCCTGCAGTTCCTACAGTCTCTGGGCAG ATTGAGAACTCAATGTTTCTGAACAAGATGAAAGAGCAACTAATTCCAGACAAGGGCTGTGGGCTGGGTCCACCACACTATCCTGCACTTCTCACGGTACCCACGTCAGTCTCTCTTCCCACTGGCATTGTGGATACAGGCAACAAATCGGAGCAGCTGGCACCACACAGCCAGGCTTCTGTGACCCAGAACATCACTGTCCTGCCAGTCCCTTCCACAGGGCTCATGACAGCAG CGGGGCTGGTAATCACATCTCCTTCTGGCTCCCTCGTCACCACCTCATCCTCATCTGGCCAGACCTTTCCCATCTCTGCACCTCCGACTATGATTGTCTCAACACTGCCCCCTGGCTCCCAGAGTCTGCAAGTTGTACCCAATCTCTCCAAACTCAAggatggtggagggggggccccaaAAACTGGGAGGAGCCGGAAGAAGAAGAGGCTACCGGACCCTGCCCTGCCTGAACTTAATGACCCCTATGACCTTTCTGACGAGGATCACCAGAAAGATGGGAAGACTTATAG gtgcCGAATGTGTGCTGTGACCTTCTTCTCCAAGTCTGAGATGCAGATCCACTCCAAATCTCACACAGAGGCAAAGCCTCACAAGTGTCCTCATTGTTCCAAGACCTTCGCCAACAGCTCCTACTTGGCCCAGCACATCCGAATCCACTCGGGGGCCAAGCCGTACACCTGTAGCTACTGCCAGAAATCCTTCCGTCAGCTCTCCCACCTACAGCAGCACACACG GATTCACTCCAAGGTGCACACAGAGGCCAAGCCCCACAAGTGTCCTCACTGCTCCAAGACCTTCGCCAACAGCTCCTACCTGGCCCAGCACATCCGAATCCACTCGGGGGCCAAGCCGTACACCTGCAGCTACTGCCAGAAATCCTTCCGTCAGCTCTCCCACCTGCagcagcacacacg AATCCACACTGGGGACAGACCCTATAAATGCGTACACCCGGGCTGTGATAAAGCTTTCACACAGCTCTCAAACCTGCAG TCCCACCGACGGCAGCACAACAAGGATAAACCTTTTAAGTGTCATAACTGTCACAGAGCTTATACAGACGCAGCATCACTAGAGGTGCACCTGTCCACGCACACTGTGAAGCATGCTAAAGTGTACACCTGCTCCATCTGCAGCCGGGCCTACACATCG GAGACTTACCTGATGAAGCATATGAGGAAACACAATGCcccagagcagcagcagccgccatcAGCACCGCAGCCACAAGTGGTGTCTCAGGTCCACGCGTCTGCCGGGAGCCACTACTCCTCTGCCCCTCAAGTGCCCTCTGGTGATGTTCCCCAGTGCTCTTTTGACATGAACCCCTACAAGTCAGAACACCACAAGGATATCTGTCTAACTGTCAGTACCAGCACCATCCAAGTGGAACATCTTGCCAGCTCATAA
- the ZNF384 gene encoding zinc finger protein 384 isoform X3, translating to MRRPSPSHCYFLQSREQERAAKKGRGRKGKMEDSHFNSSSYFWPAVPTVSGQIENSMFLNKMKEQLIPDKGCGLGPPHYPALLTVPTSVSLPTGIVDTGNKSEQLAPHSQASVTQNITVLPVPSTGLMTAAGLVITSPSGSLVTTSSSSGQTFPISAPPTMIVSTLPPGSQSLQVVPNLSKLKDGGGGAPKTGRSRKKKRLPDPALPELNDPYDLSDEDHQKDGKTYRCRMCAVTFFSKSEMQIHSKSHTEAKPHKCPHCSKTFANSSYLAQHIRIHSGAKPYTCSYCQKSFRQLSHLQQHTRIHTGDRPYKCVHPGCDKAFTQLSNLQSHRRQHNKDKPFKCHNCHRAYTDAASLEVHLSTHTVKHAKVYTCSICSRAYTSETYLMKHMRKHNAPEQQQPPSAPQPQVVSQVHASAGSHYSSAPQVPSGDVPQCSFDMNPYKSEHHKDICLTVSTSTIQVEHLASS from the exons ATGCGCCGTCCCTCGCCTTCCCACTGCTACTTCCTGCAAAGCAGAGAACAAGAGCGCGCGGCTAAGAAGGGCAGAGGCCGGAAGG gaAAGATGGAAGATTCACACTTTAACTCTTCCTCCTACTTCTGGCCTGCAGTTCCTACAGTCTCTGGGCAG ATTGAGAACTCAATGTTTCTGAACAAGATGAAAGAGCAACTAATTCCAGACAAGGGCTGTGGGCTGGGTCCACCACACTATCCTGCACTTCTCACGGTACCCACGTCAGTCTCTCTTCCCACTGGCATTGTGGATACAGGCAACAAATCGGAGCAGCTGGCACCACACAGCCAGGCTTCTGTGACCCAGAACATCACTGTCCTGCCAGTCCCTTCCACAGGGCTCATGACAGCAG CGGGGCTGGTAATCACATCTCCTTCTGGCTCCCTCGTCACCACCTCATCCTCATCTGGCCAGACCTTTCCCATCTCTGCACCTCCGACTATGATTGTCTCAACACTGCCCCCTGGCTCCCAGAGTCTGCAAGTTGTACCCAATCTCTCCAAACTCAAggatggtggagggggggccccaaAAACTGGGAGGAGCCGGAAGAAGAAGAGGCTACCGGACCCTGCCCTGCCTGAACTTAATGACCCCTATGACCTTTCTGACGAGGATCACCAGAAAGATGGGAAGACTTATAG gtgcCGAATGTGTGCTGTGACCTTCTTCTCCAAGTCTGAGATGCAGATCCACTCCAAATCTCACACAGAGGCAAAGCCTCACAAGTGTCCTCATTGTTCCAAGACCTTCGCCAACAGCTCCTACTTGGCCCAGCACATCCGAATCCACTCGGGGGCCAAGCCGTACACCTGTAGCTACTGCCAGAAATCCTTCCGTCAGCTCTCCCACCTACAGCAGCACACACG AATCCACACTGGGGACAGACCCTATAAATGCGTACACCCGGGCTGTGATAAAGCTTTCACACAGCTCTCAAACCTGCAG TCCCACCGACGGCAGCACAACAAGGATAAACCTTTTAAGTGTCATAACTGTCACAGAGCTTATACAGACGCAGCATCACTAGAGGTGCACCTGTCCACGCACACTGTGAAGCATGCTAAAGTGTACACCTGCTCCATCTGCAGCCGGGCCTACACATCG GAGACTTACCTGATGAAGCATATGAGGAAACACAATGCcccagagcagcagcagccgccatcAGCACCGCAGCCACAAGTGGTGTCTCAGGTCCACGCGTCTGCCGGGAGCCACTACTCCTCTGCCCCTCAAGTGCCCTCTGGTGATGTTCCCCAGTGCTCTTTTGACATGAACCCCTACAAGTCAGAACACCACAAGGATATCTGTCTAACTGTCAGTACCAGCACCATCCAAGTGGAACATCTTGCCAGCTCATAA
- the ZNF384 gene encoding zinc finger protein 384 isoform X2, which translates to MEDSHFNSSSYFWPAVPTVSGQIENSMFLNKMKEQLIPDKGCGLGPPHYPALLTVPTSVSLPTGIVDTGNKSEQLAPHSQASVTQNITVLPVPSTGLMTAAGLVITSPSGSLVTTSSSSGQTFPISAPPTMIVSTLPPGSQSLQVVPNLSKLKDGGGGAPKTGRSRKKKRLPDPALPELNDPYDLSDEDHQKDGKTYRCRMCAVTFFSKSEMQIHSKSHTEAKPHKCPHCSKTFANSSYLAQHIRIHSGAKPYTCSYCQKSFRQLSHLQQHTRIHSKVHTEAKPHKCPHCSKTFANSSYLAQHIRIHSGAKPYTCSYCQKSFRQLSHLQQHTRIHTGDRPYKCVHPGCDKAFTQLSNLQSHRRQHNKDKPFKCHNCHRAYTDAASLEVHLSTHTVKHAKVYTCSICSRAYTSETYLMKHMRKHNAPEQQQPPSAPQPQVVSQVHASAGSHYSSAPQVPSGDVPQCSFDMNPYKSEHHKDICLTVSTSTIQVEHLASS; encoded by the exons ATGGAAGATTCACACTTTAACTCTTCCTCCTACTTCTGGCCTGCAGTTCCTACAGTCTCTGGGCAG ATTGAGAACTCAATGTTTCTGAACAAGATGAAAGAGCAACTAATTCCAGACAAGGGCTGTGGGCTGGGTCCACCACACTATCCTGCACTTCTCACGGTACCCACGTCAGTCTCTCTTCCCACTGGCATTGTGGATACAGGCAACAAATCGGAGCAGCTGGCACCACACAGCCAGGCTTCTGTGACCCAGAACATCACTGTCCTGCCAGTCCCTTCCACAGGGCTCATGACAGCAG CGGGGCTGGTAATCACATCTCCTTCTGGCTCCCTCGTCACCACCTCATCCTCATCTGGCCAGACCTTTCCCATCTCTGCACCTCCGACTATGATTGTCTCAACACTGCCCCCTGGCTCCCAGAGTCTGCAAGTTGTACCCAATCTCTCCAAACTCAAggatggtggagggggggccccaaAAACTGGGAGGAGCCGGAAGAAGAAGAGGCTACCGGACCCTGCCCTGCCTGAACTTAATGACCCCTATGACCTTTCTGACGAGGATCACCAGAAAGATGGGAAGACTTATAG gtgcCGAATGTGTGCTGTGACCTTCTTCTCCAAGTCTGAGATGCAGATCCACTCCAAATCTCACACAGAGGCAAAGCCTCACAAGTGTCCTCATTGTTCCAAGACCTTCGCCAACAGCTCCTACTTGGCCCAGCACATCCGAATCCACTCGGGGGCCAAGCCGTACACCTGTAGCTACTGCCAGAAATCCTTCCGTCAGCTCTCCCACCTACAGCAGCACACACG GATTCACTCCAAGGTGCACACAGAGGCCAAGCCCCACAAGTGTCCTCACTGCTCCAAGACCTTCGCCAACAGCTCCTACCTGGCCCAGCACATCCGAATCCACTCGGGGGCCAAGCCGTACACCTGCAGCTACTGCCAGAAATCCTTCCGTCAGCTCTCCCACCTGCagcagcacacacg AATCCACACTGGGGACAGACCCTATAAATGCGTACACCCGGGCTGTGATAAAGCTTTCACACAGCTCTCAAACCTGCAG TCCCACCGACGGCAGCACAACAAGGATAAACCTTTTAAGTGTCATAACTGTCACAGAGCTTATACAGACGCAGCATCACTAGAGGTGCACCTGTCCACGCACACTGTGAAGCATGCTAAAGTGTACACCTGCTCCATCTGCAGCCGGGCCTACACATCG GAGACTTACCTGATGAAGCATATGAGGAAACACAATGCcccagagcagcagcagccgccatcAGCACCGCAGCCACAAGTGGTGTCTCAGGTCCACGCGTCTGCCGGGAGCCACTACTCCTCTGCCCCTCAAGTGCCCTCTGGTGATGTTCCCCAGTGCTCTTTTGACATGAACCCCTACAAGTCAGAACACCACAAGGATATCTGTCTAACTGTCAGTACCAGCACCATCCAAGTGGAACATCTTGCCAGCTCATAA